One genomic window of Magnolia sinica isolate HGM2019 chromosome 3, MsV1, whole genome shotgun sequence includes the following:
- the LOC131239819 gene encoding GDSL esterase/lipase At3g26430-like: MDTQPRVSSTFFILLSVLFTLRPVLGLTECHFPALFNFGDSNSDTGGLSAAFGQAPPPNGESYFGAPAGRYSDGRLIVDFIAKGIGLPYLDAYLDSVGTNFTHGANFATAGSTVRKQNTTLSQSGFSPFSLDVQSWQFDQFITRSQTAYKRGGVFKELLPKEDYFSGALYTFDIGQNDLTSGYFSGLTTDEVIASIPDILNKFTIVVQNIYRQGGRSFWIHNTGPFGCLPYVLDRLLIKAAQVDPVGCATPFNDVAQQFNRKLKETVDQLRKDLPLAAFTYVDIYSAKYSLIHRARKYGFEHPLRACCGYGGAYNYNQQVGCGGKIVVNGTEVLVKSCQNPSTRIIWDGVHYTQAANKWVFDQIVNGAFSDPPIPLKKACRREAH, translated from the exons ATGGATACTCAACCAAGGGTTTCTTCAACATTCTTTATTTTACTGTCAGTGCTATTCACACTGAGGCCTGTCCTGGGCTTGACCGAATGTCATTTTCCAGCCCTCTTCAATTTTGGCGACTCGAATTCCGACACCGGTGGACTGTCCGCGGCTTTCGGGCAGGCCCCTCCTCCGAATGGGGAGTCCTACTTTGGCGCACCTGCCGGAAGATATTCTGATGGACGACTCATCGTCGACTTCATCG CTAAGGGCATTGGATTGCCTTATCTCGATGCGTACCTCGACTCCGTCGGAACCAATTTCACCCACGGAGCTAACTTTGCCACGGCCGGATCAACGGTTAGAAAACAGAACACAACCTTATCCCAATCAGGGTTCAGTCCTTTTTCCTTAGATGTGCAGTCATGGCAATTTGATCAGTTCATAACAAGATCGCAAACCGCGTACAAACGGG GAGGAGTCTTCAAGGAATTGTTACCAAAGGAGGATTATTTCTCTGGAGCCTTGTATACATTTGATATAGGACAGAATGACCTGACTTCAGGCTATTTTTCTGGCTTGACCACAGATGAAGTTATAGCATCTATACCTGATATTCTCAACAAGTTTACAATAGTAGTTCAG AATATATACCGGCAAGGAGGAAGGTCGTTTTGGATCCACAACACAGGTCCTTTTGGCTGCCTTCCCTACGTTTTGGATAGACTCCTCATTAAGGCCGCTCAAGTGGACCCCGTTGGTTGTGCCACTCCTTTCAATGATGTGGCGCAGCAATTCAATCGCAAATTGAAGGAAACCGTTGATCAGCTAAGAAAGGACCTTCCATTGGCTGCATTCACCTATGTTGACATATATTCAGCGAAATACTCCCTCATCCACCGAGCCAGGAAGTATG GATTTGAACACCCTCTTAGAGCTTGTTGCGGGTATGGAGGCGCGTATAATTACAACCAGCAAGTGGGCTGTGGAGGAAAGATTGTTGTTAATGGAACTGAAGTTTTGGTTAAATCTTGTCAAAATCCGTCGACTCGGATCATTTGGGATGGAGTTCATTATACTCAAGCAGCTAACAAATGGGTGTTCGACCAGATTGTTAATGGTGCGTTTTCGGATCCACCTATTCCATTGAAAAAGGCATGCCGTAGGGAGGCCCATTGA